One window of Zalophus californianus isolate mZalCal1 chromosome 3, mZalCal1.pri.v2, whole genome shotgun sequence genomic DNA carries:
- the LOC113920964 gene encoding LOW QUALITY PROTEIN: olfactory receptor 12-like (The sequence of the model RefSeq protein was modified relative to this genomic sequence to represent the inferred CDS: inserted 1 base in 1 codon; substituted 1 base at 1 genomic stop codon) yields the protein MPPHRNGNLSMVYFQDFVLEGFESGLGTQALLFAVFLALYMMTVLGNLTMIMIITLDAHLHSPMYFFLKNLSFLDLCYSSVITPSALVNFFSPSKVITFAGCATQLFFFSLLVTTEXGVMAYDRFMAICSPLRYPITMCHSACTRLVLGTYCGGCLNSAVQTSFTFRLPFCSSNHINHFFCDVPPLLQLACGNMAISELLLFGICGLIIVGVTFVVLVSYGYITVTILRMHSGAGRCKVFSTCGSDMAAVTLFVGTVFVMYAQPGAIESMEQGKVVSVFYTLVIPMLNPLIYSLRNKDVKEALXRLGQKYTAM from the exons ATGCCACCCCACAGAAATGGAAACCTCTCCATGGTctactttcaagattttgtgCTGGAGGGATTTGAGAGTGGCCTGGGGACCCAGGCCCTGCTCTTTGCTGTGTTCCTGGCCTTGTACATGATGACTGTGCTGGGGAACCTCACCATGATCATGATTATCACCCTGGATGCCCACCTGCACTCCCCAATGTACTTCTTCCTCAAGAATCTCTCCTTCCTGGATTTGTGCTACTCATCTGTCATCACCCCCAGTGCCCTGGTCAACTTCTTTTCCCCATCCAAGGTCATCACCTTTGCAGGCTGTGCCACCCagttattctttttctccctactgGTCACTACTG GGGGTGTCATGGCCTATGATCGCTTCATGGCGATCTGCAGCCCCTTGCGCTACCCCATCACCATGTGCCATTCTGCCTGCACTCGCCTGGTTCTAGGCACCTACTGTGGAGGCTGCCTCAACTCTGCTGTGCAGACGAGCTTCACATTCCGCCTCCCATTCTGCAGCTCCAATCACATCAACCACTTCTTCTGTGATGTTCCCCCCTTGCTCCAGCTTGCCTGTGGCAACATGGCCATCAGTGAACTTCTCTTGTTTGGTATCTGTGGGCTCATCATTGTAGGTGTGACATTTGTGGTCCTCGTCTCCTATGGCTACATCACAGTGACCATCCTGAGGATGCACTCAGGAGCTGGGAGATGCAAGGTCTTTTCCACCTGTGGCTCCGACATGGCTGCAGTGACTCTCTTTGTTGGGACTGTCTTTGTCATGTATGCCCAGCCAGGAGCAATTGAATCCATGGAGCAGGGCAAGGTGGTCTCTGTCTTCTACACGCTGGTCATCCCGATGCTCAATCCCCTCATCTACAGTCTGCGAAACAAGGATGTGAAGGAGGCCCTGTAGAGGCTGGGCCAGAAATACACAGCCATGTGA